A stretch of the Planctomycetota bacterium genome encodes the following:
- the crcB gene encoding fluoride efflux transporter CrcB: MSWFPAIATVALGGALGAVLRYAAGLGIAALLKGHDLAAHAATLAVNLAGCLAIGALLPWLLAREADGGTHHLRLLLVVGLLGSFTTFSAFGQQTIDLLRDAKHAHAVAYVGVHIVAGIAAVAIGAWVTSRFVATSG; this comes from the coding sequence ATGTCCTGGTTCCCCGCCATCGCAACCGTCGCCCTCGGCGGCGCATTGGGCGCCGTGCTCCGCTACGCCGCGGGGCTCGGCATCGCGGCGCTCCTCAAGGGGCACGACCTCGCCGCCCACGCCGCCACGCTTGCGGTCAACCTCGCCGGCTGCCTTGCCATTGGCGCGCTGCTGCCCTGGCTGCTCGCCCGCGAAGCCGACGGCGGCACGCACCACCTGCGGCTGCTGCTGGTCGTGGGCCTGCTCGGCTCGTTCACGACCTTCAGCGCCTTCGGACAGCAGACCATCGATCTGCTGCGCGACGCGAAGCACGCGCACGCGGTAGCCTACGTCGGCGTGCACATCGTCGCCGGCATCGCCGCGGTCGCAATCGGCGCCTGGGTCACGAGCCGGTTCGTCGCGACGTCCGGCTAG
- the trpB gene encoding tryptophan synthase subunit beta: MTTSAVPDATGRFGRFGGTFVPETLIAPLRDLDHAWQEARGDDAFWDELNALLADYVGRPTPLYLAERLTAHARGDTGSAARIWLKREDLAHTGAHKINNTVGQALLTKRLGKARIIAETGAGQHGVASATAAALVGLECVVYMGAEDARRQHLNVTRMTMLGAEVREVESGSRTLKDATNEAMRDWMASSENTHYILGSVVGPHPFPSLVRDLQRVIGRETKQQCLDRLGALPDAIVACVGGGSNAAGIFYDFVEDARVKLVGVEAGGDRPDGDATTGLHAAPLSFGEPGVLHGSLSYVLQDTHGQTGEAHSCSAGLDYPGVGPEHAYWKDAARVDYRVCGDRRAMDAFLLLGRTEGILCALETAHAVAEAIDLAREMPSGANLVINLSGRGDKDVEEAARLLAELG; encoded by the coding sequence ATGACGACCAGCGCCGTCCCCGACGCCACCGGCCGATTCGGCCGATTCGGCGGCACCTTCGTGCCCGAGACGCTCATCGCGCCGCTGCGGGATCTCGATCACGCATGGCAAGAGGCTCGCGGCGACGACGCGTTCTGGGACGAACTCAACGCGCTCCTTGCCGACTACGTGGGCCGGCCTACGCCGCTGTACCTCGCCGAGCGGCTGACCGCACACGCCCGCGGCGACACCGGCAGCGCGGCCCGCATCTGGCTGAAGCGCGAGGACCTGGCCCACACCGGCGCCCACAAGATCAACAACACCGTGGGCCAGGCCCTGCTGACCAAGCGGCTGGGCAAGGCCCGGATCATCGCCGAGACGGGCGCGGGCCAGCACGGTGTGGCGAGCGCGACCGCCGCCGCCCTCGTCGGCCTGGAGTGCGTCGTCTACATGGGCGCCGAGGACGCCCGCCGCCAGCACCTCAACGTCACCCGCATGACCATGCTCGGGGCCGAGGTGCGGGAGGTCGAGTCCGGCAGCCGCACGCTGAAGGACGCGACCAACGAGGCCATGCGGGACTGGATGGCCTCGAGCGAGAACACGCACTACATCCTCGGCTCGGTCGTCGGCCCCCATCCCTTCCCCTCGCTGGTGCGGGACCTGCAGCGCGTCATCGGCCGCGAGACCAAGCAGCAGTGCCTCGATCGATTGGGCGCGCTGCCCGATGCGATCGTCGCCTGCGTCGGCGGCGGCTCCAACGCCGCGGGCATCTTCTACGACTTCGTCGAGGACGCAAGGGTCAAGCTCGTCGGCGTCGAGGCCGGCGGCGACCGGCCCGACGGCGACGCCACCACCGGCCTGCATGCCGCCCCACTCAGCTTCGGCGAGCCCGGCGTGCTGCACGGCTCGCTCAGCTACGTCCTGCAGGACACCCACGGCCAGACCGGCGAGGCCCACAGCTGCTCGGCCGGCCTGGACTACCCCGGCGTCGGCCCCGAGCACGCCTACTGGAAGGACGCCGCCCGCGTCGACTACCGCGTCTGCGGCGACCGCCGCGCGATGGACGCCTTCCTCTTACTAGGCCGGACCGAGGGCATCCTGTGCGCCCTGGAGACGGCGCACGCCGTGGCCGAGGCGATCGACCTCGCCCGCGAGATGCCCAGCGGCGCGAACCTGGTGATCAACCTCTCTGGCCGCGGCGACAAGGACGTGGAAGAGGCGGCGAGGCTGCTGGCGGAGCTGGGCTGA
- the infA gene encoding translation initiation factor IF-1 produces MSKQDDKFTMEAIVVEALPNAMFKVRLPNEQQTEILAYVSGKMRKHYIRITPGDTVTVEMSPYDLTKGRITFRGR; encoded by the coding sequence ATGAGCAAGCAGGACGACAAGTTCACCATGGAGGCCATCGTCGTCGAGGCCCTGCCCAACGCCATGTTCAAGGTCCGGCTGCCCAACGAGCAGCAGACCGAGATCCTCGCCTACGTCTCCGGCAAGATGCGCAAGCACTACATCCGCATCACACCGGGCGACACCGTCACCGTCGAGATGTCCCCCTACGACCTCACCAAGGGACGCATCACCTTCCGCGGGCGGTAG
- a CDS encoding oligosaccharide flippase family protein, producing the protein MAESARSLRPMGSPTAAGSETGPIRSVGAMGRTVGRGLSWLLLASLVVKLASLGNQAVLGWVLAEDDFGVFGAAIGVAALVNVLREGGVRRILIQKGAHRFDGLIGPVYAIAVLLNLLAAGVLVALGPVLARYHDNPEYVPVMGTLGAAAAIFAPALIYRAKLAMDFRYKAIAALNTASSIVRYATMIALALAGAGPLTFTVSLVAVALFEWAFGLAVTRDPLIRLRVKRRLWPAILARTKWLIAGALALALLRQGDFLVLGFLLDERILGVYVFAYMLGEQAHALIATNLQQVLMPAMAAFNRDAGRHAASVLRASRALAVAASVLAGGVTVGIAPLEQLIWQGKWQDAVPAVQIISLCFALRLLVSVQESALSSSGRFRLQFVALLAQGLGMVATAVLAGSLFPDDPAAIAACIGGFFVFGVTAVSAWSVGRLGVPVAEFLRSVLAPWGTVAIIAVAAVTVDAYLANALVELAPPGGGLAGWLHPAGRLLAIGGVFGLATALALRVLFPGILADVLNVAPARVAALARRVLVLPSARM; encoded by the coding sequence ATGGCCGAATCCGCACGCTCGCTGCGCCCGATGGGCAGCCCGACGGCCGCCGGCTCCGAGACCGGGCCGATCCGATCCGTGGGCGCGATGGGCCGCACCGTCGGCCGGGGCCTGAGCTGGCTGCTGCTGGCGAGCCTCGTGGTCAAGCTCGCAAGCCTGGGCAACCAGGCGGTGCTGGGCTGGGTGCTGGCCGAGGACGACTTCGGGGTGTTCGGCGCCGCCATCGGCGTGGCGGCGCTGGTCAACGTGCTCCGCGAGGGCGGCGTCCGACGCATCCTGATCCAGAAGGGCGCGCACCGCTTCGACGGGCTGATCGGGCCGGTGTACGCCATCGCCGTGCTGCTCAACCTGCTCGCCGCCGGCGTGCTGGTCGCGCTCGGGCCCGTACTGGCCCGCTACCACGACAATCCCGAGTACGTGCCCGTCATGGGCACGCTGGGCGCGGCGGCCGCCATCTTCGCGCCAGCGCTCATCTACCGCGCCAAGCTCGCGATGGACTTCCGCTACAAGGCCATTGCCGCCCTCAACACCGCCAGCTCGATCGTCCGCTACGCCACGATGATCGCCCTCGCGCTCGCGGGCGCCGGTCCGCTGACATTCACGGTCTCGCTCGTGGCGGTCGCGCTGTTCGAGTGGGCCTTCGGCCTGGCGGTCACGCGGGACCCGCTGATCCGGCTGCGAGTAAAGCGTCGGCTGTGGCCCGCGATCCTGGCGCGGACCAAGTGGCTCATCGCCGGCGCACTGGCGCTCGCGCTGCTCCGCCAGGGCGACTTCCTGGTGCTGGGGTTCCTGCTGGACGAACGCATCCTGGGCGTGTACGTGTTCGCCTACATGCTCGGCGAGCAGGCGCACGCGCTCATCGCGACCAACCTCCAGCAGGTGCTGATGCCCGCGATGGCCGCGTTCAACCGCGATGCCGGCCGCCACGCCGCCTCGGTGCTGCGGGCCTCCCGGGCCCTGGCGGTCGCCGCGAGCGTGCTGGCCGGCGGCGTCACCGTCGGCATCGCGCCCCTCGAGCAGCTCATCTGGCAGGGCAAGTGGCAGGACGCCGTCCCGGCCGTCCAGATCATCTCGCTGTGCTTCGCGCTGCGGCTGCTCGTATCCGTGCAGGAGTCGGCCCTGTCCTCGAGCGGACGGTTCCGGCTGCAGTTCGTCGCGCTGCTGGCGCAGGGCCTGGGCATGGTCGCGACCGCCGTCCTTGCCGGCTCCCTCTTCCCCGACGACCCGGCCGCCATCGCGGCGTGCATCGGCGGCTTCTTCGTGTTCGGCGTAACGGCGGTGTCGGCCTGGTCCGTGGGACGCCTCGGCGTGCCGGTCGCCGAGTTCCTGCGCTCGGTGCTCGCGCCCTGGGGCACCGTTGCCATCATCGCCGTGGCGGCCGTGACCGTCGACGCCTACCTCGCCAACGCCCTCGTCGAGCTCGCGCCTCCGGGCGGCGGACTTGCAGGCTGGCTGCACCCCGCGGGCCGGCTCCTCGCGATCGGCGGCGTCTTCGGCCTCGCGACGGCCCTCGCCCTGCGGGTGCTCTTCCCGGGGATCCTCGCCGACGTCCTCAACGTGGCGCCGGCCCGGGTGGCCGCGCTGGCGCGTCGGGTGCTCGTCCTGCCATCGGCCCGCATGTAG
- the efp gene encoding elongation factor P, translated as MKANEIRQGNAIQIDGKVYVVVKVDHTKPGKGPAYYQVKMKDMATGGHIDRRYTGGDVVESAPIDRREMEYLFSDGQGATFMDTEDYEQIVLGENILGDALLYLAPNTTCTVLVYEGQPLTVELPASVDLEVTDTPPGIKGATATNQLKEAECETGLKTKVPPFIVTGEKIKVATEDGRYLARAKE; from the coding sequence ATGAAGGCCAACGAGATCCGCCAGGGCAACGCCATCCAGATCGACGGCAAGGTGTACGTCGTCGTCAAGGTGGACCACACCAAGCCCGGCAAGGGCCCGGCCTACTACCAGGTGAAGATGAAGGACATGGCCACCGGCGGGCACATCGATCGCCGCTACACCGGCGGCGACGTCGTCGAGAGCGCACCCATCGATCGCCGCGAGATGGAGTACCTCTTCAGCGACGGCCAGGGCGCCACCTTCATGGACACCGAGGACTACGAGCAGATCGTGCTCGGCGAGAACATCCTGGGCGATGCCCTTCTCTACCTGGCGCCCAACACCACCTGCACCGTGCTCGTCTACGAGGGCCAGCCACTCACCGTCGAACTGCCCGCGTCGGTCGACCTGGAGGTAACCGATACGCCGCCGGGCATCAAGGGCGCGACGGCCACCAACCAGCTCAAGGAGGCCGAGTGCGAGACCGGCCTGAAGACCAAGGTGCCACCGTTCATCGTGACGGGCGAGAAGATCAAGGTCGCCACCGAGGACGGTCGGTACCTCGCCCGTGCCAAGGAGTAG
- a CDS encoding shikimate kinase, with product MPRSSSTPPAPADRHLVVYGLRASGKTSAGDLAASRLALPFVDLDDAVLERSDCGSVSQFWERHGQSAFRNAEAATLRELLDAKPPSVVALGGGTAYFEAAAGVLIDAMNRGVVVGPVYLHAPAAVLADRLRRDAGDRPSLTGGGVAGEAEAVYAERHPTYATLAGATIEVEHLTVDRVADRLVELWHAA from the coding sequence GTGCCAAGGAGTAGCTCCACGCCGCCCGCACCCGCCGATCGCCACCTGGTCGTCTACGGCCTGCGCGCCAGCGGCAAGACCTCCGCGGGCGACCTCGCGGCGTCGCGGCTCGCCCTGCCCTTCGTCGATCTCGATGACGCCGTACTCGAGCGCTCCGATTGCGGGTCTGTCTCGCAGTTCTGGGAGCGCCACGGCCAGTCGGCCTTCCGCAACGCCGAGGCTGCGACGCTCCGCGAGCTGCTGGATGCGAAGCCGCCGAGCGTGGTCGCGCTCGGGGGCGGCACCGCCTACTTCGAGGCCGCCGCTGGCGTGCTCATCGACGCCATGAATCGTGGCGTCGTCGTCGGGCCCGTGTACCTGCATGCGCCCGCCGCGGTGCTGGCCGACCGGCTTCGCCGCGACGCGGGCGATCGGCCTTCGCTCACCGGCGGCGGCGTCGCGGGCGAGGCCGAGGCGGTCTACGCCGAGCGGCATCCGACGTACGCCACCCTCGCCGGCGCGACGATCGAGGTCGAGCATCTGACGGTGGATCGGGTTGCAGACCGGCTCGTGGAGCTCTGGCACGCCGCGTGA
- a CDS encoding FG-GAP-like repeat-containing protein → MPSTPRAALLSCVGLAAGAASAQVPGFEIRDGWPLTLGPGPSVDGGMMVNMDADAELELVQIVQDRIHAFNLDGTAVPGWPRVMEPGRGVFGAPAFGDIDGDGQDEVIAHTFLFGIDGSIFAFRKDGSIVPGFPFPAGGLFKAPALGDIDGDGDLEILSVANVGGVAQLFAVQGDGSLAANFPVSLEALSSGASVSVGDIDNDGRPEIVVPSFTRLHAFEADGTPMPGFPFLPDDGGEPQTINYSSVGLADFDGDGDRELVLATTNEFEPFTGRVYVLEHTGDVRDGWPRSLEFSIFVPPTIADVDGDGLLDVAIGDRTLSPTPLATVTVWDRDGNTLPGWPVTGVVGAVHAQIMVADIDGDARVELLVDDNTAVTPLFAFNHDGTQVDGWPLPLGTGSSFQQSPTIGDFDGDGFLDISASGNDLVRNRTLLFQLASDAVPFDPALAPARTYQYDSRRSGVADPDDATGCPADIDGDGELTLFDFLAFQNAFDAGTPLADFDGDGELTLFDFLAFQNAFDAGCP, encoded by the coding sequence ATGCCGTCTACGCCACGCGCCGCCCTCCTCTCTTGTGTTGGACTTGCCGCCGGTGCCGCCTCCGCCCAGGTGCCCGGCTTCGAGATCCGCGACGGCTGGCCGCTCACACTCGGCCCGGGGCCCAGCGTCGATGGAGGCATGATGGTCAACATGGATGCCGACGCCGAACTGGAACTCGTCCAGATCGTGCAAGATCGCATCCACGCGTTCAACCTGGACGGCACGGCCGTTCCGGGCTGGCCGCGCGTCATGGAGCCCGGACGGGGCGTCTTTGGTGCGCCCGCCTTCGGCGACATCGATGGCGATGGCCAGGACGAGGTCATCGCCCACACCTTCTTGTTCGGCATCGACGGCAGCATCTTCGCCTTCCGCAAGGACGGCTCGATCGTGCCCGGCTTCCCGTTCCCAGCGGGGGGGCTGTTCAAGGCGCCGGCGCTGGGCGATATCGACGGTGATGGCGACCTCGAGATCCTGTCGGTCGCCAACGTTGGCGGCGTTGCCCAGCTCTTCGCCGTACAGGGCGATGGCTCGCTCGCGGCCAACTTTCCCGTCTCGCTCGAGGCGCTCTCCAGCGGCGCGAGCGTGTCGGTCGGGGACATCGACAACGACGGGCGGCCCGAGATCGTCGTGCCTTCCTTCACGCGCCTGCACGCCTTCGAGGCCGATGGCACGCCCATGCCGGGCTTCCCGTTTCTCCCCGACGATGGAGGCGAGCCTCAGACCATCAACTACAGCTCCGTGGGGCTGGCCGACTTCGACGGCGACGGCGACCGCGAGCTGGTGCTCGCCACCACGAACGAGTTCGAGCCGTTCACCGGCCGGGTCTACGTGCTTGAGCACACCGGTGACGTCCGCGATGGATGGCCGCGATCGCTGGAGTTCTCGATCTTCGTGCCGCCGACCATCGCCGACGTGGATGGCGACGGACTCCTGGACGTAGCCATCGGCGATCGCACGCTGTCGCCGACGCCGCTGGCCACCGTGACCGTGTGGGATCGCGACGGCAACACCCTGCCCGGCTGGCCGGTGACGGGGGTCGTCGGCGCCGTGCATGCGCAGATCATGGTCGCGGACATCGACGGCGATGCGCGGGTCGAGCTGCTCGTCGACGACAACACCGCCGTCACGCCGCTGTTCGCGTTCAACCACGACGGCACTCAGGTCGACGGCTGGCCGCTGCCGCTCGGCACCGGCTCATCGTTCCAGCAATCGCCCACGATCGGCGACTTCGACGGCGACGGTTTCCTGGACATCAGTGCCTCGGGCAACGACCTCGTCCGCAATCGGACGCTGCTGTTCCAGCTGGCGTCGGACGCCGTGCCCTTCGATCCCGCGCTCGCACCGGCGCGAACCTACCAGTACGACTCCCGGCGATCGGGCGTCGCCGACCCCGATGACGCCACGGGCTGCCCGGCCGACATCGACGGGGACGGCGAGCTCACCCTCTTCGATTTCCTGGCCTTCCAGAACGCCTTCGACGCGGGCACGCCGCTGGCGGACTTCGATGGCGATGGCGAGCTGACGCTCTTCGACTTCCTCGCCTTCCAGAACGCCTTCGACGCGGGCTGTCCGTAG
- a CDS encoding phosphoribosylanthranilate isomerase: protein MARTRIKICGIRDAKMAEVAADAGADAIGLVFHTPSPRYVEPARAAEILAALPPWTVAVGLHVDPTLDDFLDIEETCPAPYTQLHGDEPEGLVRRIGPDVIKYVRYDEATIDADLKRWGGVDEVCAILVDGSAGGDGVAFDWQQAARPLSMSKKRIILAGGLTPGNVGEAIRAVRPWAVDVSSGVESSRGVKDAGLVRAFCAAVHASA from the coding sequence ATGGCCAGGACCCGCATCAAGATCTGCGGCATCCGCGACGCCAAGATGGCCGAGGTCGCCGCCGACGCCGGCGCCGACGCCATCGGGCTGGTGTTCCACACGCCCAGCCCCCGCTACGTCGAGCCCGCGCGGGCCGCCGAGATCCTCGCCGCACTGCCGCCGTGGACCGTCGCCGTCGGGCTGCACGTCGACCCGACGCTGGACGACTTCCTCGACATCGAGGAGACCTGCCCCGCGCCCTATACACAGCTGCACGGCGACGAACCCGAGGGCCTCGTCCGCCGCATCGGCCCGGACGTCATCAAGTACGTCCGCTACGACGAGGCCACCATCGACGCCGACCTGAAGCGATGGGGCGGCGTCGACGAGGTGTGCGCCATCCTGGTCGATGGATCCGCGGGCGGCGACGGCGTCGCCTTCGACTGGCAGCAAGCCGCCCGCCCGCTGTCGATGTCCAAGAAGCGGATCATCCTCGCCGGCGGGCTGACGCCCGGCAACGTCGGCGAGGCCATCCGCGCCGTGCGACCCTGGGCCGTCGACGTCTCGAGCGGCGTCGAGAGCAGCCGCGGCGTAAAGGACGCGGGCCTAGTGCGCGCGTTCTGCGCGGCCGTACACGCATCGGCCTAG
- a CDS encoding rhomboid family intramembrane serine protease, protein MFIPLGTDRPLRRPAVVTYSLMALNVAIHLLVFFLDRSNPDPAAYAASAFVLHPAGGSGWHTWLTYAFLHDPSGLMHLLGNMLFLWVFGQAVEDRLGRIGFAAFYLVGAVATGGAHVLFSSAPVIGASGAIACATGAYMVLFPRANVRIISIFGLWSLPALWFIGLAIAWDLFMAAAGGGRIAYAAHLGGYAYGSAIAFGLLATRLIEREPYDLFTALRQARRREKIRGAMRSAGLDNPMARSRKERRADEAPEDPVEAYRRAIRSALRERRSSAAVAAYRKLVLECGEAAADLGRDHQYEVANILYQKGEHELAAMAYDRFLQDHPRDHEAPMVRVLLGRLHARTLRDPDRARTLLREALADLEDPSLREVAVAELDALAQAANGGREAG, encoded by the coding sequence GTGTTCATCCCGCTCGGCACCGATCGCCCGCTGCGCCGCCCCGCGGTGGTCACGTACTCGCTCATGGCGCTCAACGTGGCGATCCACCTGCTGGTCTTCTTCCTCGATCGCAGCAACCCGGACCCCGCGGCCTACGCGGCGTCGGCCTTCGTGCTGCACCCCGCCGGCGGCAGCGGCTGGCACACCTGGCTGACCTACGCCTTCCTGCACGACCCCAGCGGACTGATGCACCTGCTGGGCAACATGCTCTTCTTGTGGGTCTTCGGGCAGGCCGTCGAGGATCGGCTTGGCCGCATCGGCTTCGCGGCCTTCTACCTCGTCGGCGCGGTGGCCACCGGCGGCGCGCACGTGCTGTTCAGCAGTGCGCCCGTGATCGGGGCGTCGGGCGCCATCGCCTGCGCCACGGGCGCATACATGGTGCTGTTCCCCCGGGCGAACGTCCGCATCATCTCGATCTTCGGGCTGTGGTCGCTGCCGGCGCTGTGGTTCATCGGGCTGGCGATCGCGTGGGACCTCTTCATGGCCGCCGCCGGTGGCGGACGCATCGCGTACGCGGCGCACCTCGGCGGCTACGCGTACGGATCGGCCATCGCGTTCGGGCTGCTGGCCACGAGGCTCATCGAGCGCGAGCCCTACGACCTGTTCACCGCCCTGAGGCAGGCTCGCCGCCGTGAGAAGATCCGCGGGGCGATGCGGTCGGCCGGCCTGGACAACCCCATGGCCCGCTCCCGCAAGGAACGCCGCGCCGACGAAGCCCCAGAGGACCCGGTCGAGGCCTATCGACGCGCCATCCGCAGCGCCCTCCGCGAGCGTCGCTCCTCGGCCGCGGTCGCCGCGTACCGCAAGCTGGTGCTCGAGTGCGGCGAGGCCGCCGCCGACCTCGGGCGCGACCACCAGTATGAAGTTGCCAACATCCTCTACCAGAAGGGCGAGCACGAGCTGGCGGCCATGGCCTACGACCGCTTCCTGCAGGACCACCCGCGAGACCATGAGGCGCCCATGGTCCGCGTGCTGCTCGGCCGGCTGCACGCCCGCACCCTCCGCGATCCCGACCGCGCGCGGACGCTGCTCCGCGAGGCGCTGGCCGACCTGGAGGACCCCAGCCTGCGGGAGGTCGCGGTGGCCGAACTCGACGCGCTGGCCCAGGCCGCCAACGGCGGTCGCGAGGCCGGCTGA
- a CDS encoding citrate/2-methylcitrate synthase has protein sequence MAAVAEFSKGLEGVVAAETEMSYIDGKAGILEYVGISIGDLASQSTFEETVFLLWNKRLPTEQELAEFTTNLRARYAPPREVLDMVRAMPADAQPMHALRTLVSAMALTDRDPNANDVDSARDKALNILAATPAVVAAFDRHRRGQDVVSPDASLGFSANFLYMLNGEKPTDAMTRAFDICMITHADHGLNNSTFTARVVISTLSDVYSAMTAAIGSLRGPLHGGANEGVMHMLNEIGSVGEVEAYVMNKLQNKERIMGFGHRVYKAKDPRANELQTLARQLAEDTGNMDLYEKSNAIEQVMEREVASKGIYPNVDFYSATTYHCIGLKLDLFTPMFAMSRLAGWSGHVLEQLADNRLFRPTTNYVGPHGVDYTPIGQR, from the coding sequence ATGGCAGCGGTAGCAGAGTTCAGCAAGGGCCTGGAGGGCGTCGTCGCCGCCGAGACCGAGATGTCCTACATCGACGGCAAGGCCGGCATCCTGGAGTACGTGGGTATCTCCATCGGCGACCTCGCGAGCCAGTCGACCTTCGAGGAGACGGTCTTCCTGCTGTGGAACAAGCGGCTGCCGACCGAGCAGGAGCTGGCCGAGTTCACCACCAACCTGCGGGCCCGCTACGCCCCGCCGCGGGAGGTGCTGGACATGGTGCGGGCGATGCCCGCCGACGCCCAGCCGATGCACGCGCTGCGGACGCTGGTGAGCGCGATGGCGCTGACCGATCGCGACCCCAACGCCAACGACGTGGATTCGGCTCGCGACAAGGCCCTGAACATCCTGGCGGCGACGCCGGCGGTGGTGGCGGCCTTCGATCGCCATCGCCGGGGGCAGGACGTCGTCTCGCCCGACGCTTCACTCGGCTTCAGCGCCAACTTCCTCTACATGCTCAATGGCGAGAAGCCCACCGATGCGATGACGCGGGCCTTCGACATCTGCATGATCACCCACGCCGACCACGGGCTGAACAACTCGACGTTTACGGCCCGCGTGGTGATCTCGACGCTGAGCGACGTGTACAGCGCGATGACGGCGGCCATCGGCAGTCTCCGCGGGCCGCTGCACGGCGGCGCCAACGAGGGCGTCATGCACATGCTCAACGAGATCGGCTCGGTCGGCGAGGTCGAGGCCTATGTCATGAACAAGCTCCAGAACAAGGAGCGGATCATGGGCTTCGGCCACCGCGTCTACAAGGCCAAGGATCCGCGGGCCAACGAGCTGCAGACCCTCGCCCGCCAGCTGGCCGAGGACACGGGCAACATGGACCTTTACGAGAAGTCCAACGCCATCGAACAGGTCATGGAGCGAGAGGTCGCCTCCAAGGGCATCTACCCCAACGTCGACTTCTACAGCGCCACCACGTACCACTGCATCGGGCTCAAGCTCGACCTGTTCACGCCCATGTTCGCGATGAGCCGCCTCGCGGGCTGGAGCGGCCACGTGCTCGAGCAGCTGGCCGACAACCGCCTGTTCCGCCCGACGACCAACTACGTGGGCCCACACGGGGTGGACTACACGCCCATCGGGCAGCGGTAG
- a CDS encoding alpha/beta hydrolase fold domain-containing protein, with protein sequence MRDLRPILAVLVAALALLVAPAAAQDEAPPRFRAYPESPSVTRHSVTIGDETIHYTATADTLTLVDGDGDPRARIFYMAYRKIENGEAGADVAPEFADAAERPITFSFNGGPGSSSVWLHLGIFGPRRVAYADEVGNPGPPPYGVIENAHSLLDHSDFVFIDPVSTGFSRTDEGVSEKQYHGLESDTNAVADFIRLYITREQRWRSPKIIAGESYGTTRAAALAQRLYTRHGITVSGVVLVSPVLDFQTIRFGASNDLPYAMFLPTYAATAWYHDALPEQQQQRELEDLLADVRSFAAEEYMPALIHGAALDPARRQRVLERLSAFTGLSTTFLDRSHMRVSMGAFAKELLRERKKTTGRLDSRFLGIDGEHAGDSYSYDASYAAIRSNYTEALNAYVREDLGYESDLPYEILTSVWPWDYGSTGRDRYPSVSDRLRDVMHRQPHTRVFVAMGYYDLATPFYAAEHTVNTMRLDPAYRSRVDLAYYPAGHMMYIHQPSLEQLKADMDRFYLSLPR encoded by the coding sequence ATGAGAGACCTTCGCCCCATCCTCGCCGTGCTCGTCGCTGCCCTCGCCCTGCTCGTGGCGCCCGCCGCCGCGCAGGACGAGGCTCCGCCCCGCTTCCGGGCGTATCCCGAGTCGCCCTCGGTCACCCGGCACAGCGTGACCATCGGCGATGAAACCATCCACTACACCGCGACGGCCGACACGCTGACGCTGGTGGACGGCGACGGCGATCCGCGGGCGCGGATCTTCTACATGGCCTACCGCAAGATCGAGAACGGCGAGGCCGGCGCCGATGTCGCCCCGGAGTTTGCCGACGCCGCCGAGCGGCCCATCACCTTCAGCTTCAACGGCGGGCCGGGCTCGAGCAGCGTGTGGCTGCACCTGGGCATCTTCGGCCCGCGGCGGGTGGCATACGCCGACGAGGTCGGCAACCCGGGACCGCCGCCCTACGGCGTGATCGAGAACGCCCACAGCCTGCTCGACCATAGCGACTTCGTGTTCATCGATCCGGTGAGCACGGGCTTCAGCCGCACCGACGAGGGCGTGAGCGAGAAGCAGTACCACGGGCTGGAGAGCGACACCAACGCCGTGGCCGACTTCATCCGCCTCTACATCACCCGCGAGCAGCGCTGGCGGAGCCCCAAGATCATCGCGGGCGAGAGCTACGGCACGACGCGGGCGGCGGCGCTCGCGCAGCGGCTGTACACGCGGCACGGCATCACCGTGAGCGGCGTGGTGCTGGTGTCGCCCGTGCTCGATTTCCAGACCATCCGCTTCGGCGCATCCAACGACCTGCCCTACGCCATGTTCCTGCCGACCTACGCGGCGACGGCCTGGTACCACGACGCCCTGCCCGAGCAGCAGCAGCAGCGCGAGCTGGAGGACCTGCTGGCCGACGTCCGCAGCTTCGCGGCCGAGGAGTACATGCCGGCGCTCATCCACGGCGCGGCGCTCGACCCGGCCCGCCGGCAGCGGGTGCTCGAGCGGCTCAGCGCCTTTACGGGCCTGAGCACGACCTTCCTCGATCGCTCGCACATGCGCGTGAGCATGGGCGCCTTCGCGAAGGAGCTGCTCCGCGAACGCAAGAAGACCACGGGCCGCCTCGATTCGCGCTTCCTGGGCATCGACGGCGAGCATGCGGGCGACAGCTACAGCTACGACGCGTCGTACGCCGCCATCCGCAGCAACTACACCGAAGCGCTCAACGCCTACGTCCGCGAGGACCTGGGCTACGAGAGCGATCTGCCCTACGAGATCCTCACCAGCGTGTGGCCCTGGGATTACGGCAGCACGGGCCGGGACCGCTACCCCAGCGTCAGCGATCGCCTGCGGGACGTGATGCACCGCCAGCCGCATACGCGGGTGTTCGTCGCGATGGGCTACTACGACCTGGCGACGCCGTTCTATGCCGCCGAGCACACGGTCAACACCATGAGGCTGGACCCGGCCTACCGCAGCCGCGTCGACCTGGCGTACTACCCCGCGGGGCACATGATGTACATCCACCAGCCCTCGCTCGAGCAGCTCAAGGCTGACATGGATCGGTTCTACCTGAGTTTGCCGAGATAG